A stretch of the Corylus avellana chromosome ca6, CavTom2PMs-1.0 genome encodes the following:
- the LOC132184215 gene encoding uncharacterized protein LOC132184215 codes for MKIAWKKNNKNSKKRSLSAITKFPNLPFENQQDQHEDEANRSSNTQLNKEENGDEGSASLESSDSSDAKQLAQSFQAQGNKLAEDGKYREALGKWEAALTLTPESAVLHEQKAQVLLEIGDSWNALKAATRATELEPSWAEAWITLGRAQLNFGEPDSAIESFDKASAIKPDSGEAQVDKQAALNLVKRRKQLHSEGLSSTQNRYAVGDNAKSS; via the exons ATGAAAATAGCATGGAAGAAGAACAACAAGAACAGCAAGAAGCGCTCTCTCTCGGCTATAACAAAGTTTCCAAACCTCCCCTTCGAGAACCAACAGGACCAACACGAAGACGAAGCTAATCGTAGCAGCAACACCCAGCTCAACAAGGAGGAGAACGGTGATGAGGGATCAGCTTCTCTCGAGTCCTCTGACTCATCGGACGCTAAGCAACTTGCCCAGTCCTTTCAGGCACAGGGAAATAAGCTCGCTGAG gATGGAAAATACCGGGAAGCACTGGGAAAATGGGAGGCTGCTCTTACTTTGACGCCAGAAAGTGCAGTGTTACATGAACAAAAGGCACAAGTTTTACTTGAAATTGGAGATTCATGGAATGCTTTGAAGGCTGCCACTC GAGCTACTGAATTGGAGCCATCATGGGCTGAG GCATGGATCACTCTTGGCAGAGCACAGTTAAACTTTGGGGAGCCTGATAGTGCTATTGAAAGCTTTGATAAGGCATCAGCAATCAAG CCTGATTCTGGGGAGGCACAGGTGGATAAGCAGGCTGCATTAAATCTTGTAAAGAGGCGAAAGCAGCTTCATTCAGAAGGCTTGAGTAGTACTCAAAATCGCTATGCGGTTGGTGATAATGCTAAAAGCTCCTGA